Proteins from one Leptospira johnsonii genomic window:
- a CDS encoding Ig-like domain-containing protein — MNPFIFLLFGKGSLERIEIYSPSGSFAKTSTLSLKATAIYTFGEREDITEKAIWSSSDPSILSFGGIVPGQVLGAEMGRARVRIGFRNFTSERELEVTRAPVTSITITCQNQNTDLAIGVIRQCAVTGTFADGTSQDLTGDPGLAVTSGNGSILRVLHNPNNDPDTIDITGIRAGSTQVRANYRGISTSISVTVVDTSLVTIQITPVAPPIGQTSGNGLPKGRTMQYIATGSFADGSFQDITTVVTWSSDDTGIAEIDDASGSKGLLTAIGFGNTNIRVSAPPSLAGGTVITGSTIVYISAAVLDRIEIYSSGQNPLPSVAKGRSAQLTAIGVYSDASTQNITNSATWSSSLTSVATVDNAGTIGLAHAAAVGSTTITVQYSGVSGTASFTVTSAVLESIEVTPVNPNVAKGLTRQFTATGTFSDGTTQDLTSTVTWTSSFTSVATINNTNSGKGLANALSLGTTTITATSGSFSGNTVLTVSAAALVSIQITYNSVNPVTIPKGINPQLIATGTYTDGSTQNITNSASWSSSNTSIAVVDNSGSKGFVTSIAVGQSTIEAVMGSITGTVNLTVNAAQLISISVSPEEWILISGEKYSYRAIGTYTDGVREITGLVLWEIILANGTSGDATVSNDPSTKGVVTAVFNTTQGYPLTARASLDGIVGNTTFTIISDTERPILLRAQYIDSTHIQIEYSKVMYANTQAGAPYRYKLVKSSAVTTMEDSNQVRCSNNTNYTATYPSPDSISISSLSPATTNSRVFVMTLGTALTAGTEYTVIADKASLSATSGALTCPNTADFVAAEQIKLKSASCANLNQVVLGFSKGYLGGVDAVGSALCSSPIECAKRYKFNTGSLGEIQSAVALDGTACGGAAADPNKVCLSHTNIQSGSQFSLIAANGANGDGFDNSSWGSIRDSGNGENLQSSPFDRVSFLGCGSAPINFDDGPLLLDPYGSTFGNLVDYKGRIYSGPNNAGNAALRFNYDGSNPELIGFSLPRDSVASPGGVGIQANDSWTSTNTANTGNGVIKTLGHAGCTPNSADRALGCGPDNESGRGIFAVGSLGSDSFLFAAGAKTQLIAGQYYFGDYVYYTLDSDNTLNFKYTDWANITGGITAAPSSMLTLNNRLLVGWAKRNWDGSTANDSPDFGFISFNSADTDTGYCTAGNNCDANTAAIKGKRTYINYLPYFGGTANGVALNSSPNWGHYLDVDSVFTFNNLIYAANGGGPAIGHNGSIIRSTNSDPTTPCSAPDACANWMEIGPRTNQYWHNVESPMDNPSNNWFSLELYKFFDLIPGDKAFPAFAEFNGKLYVARNVCLASAGTITDFRTTPFSGTNGCTGGSDDSNRRAQIWVCSPALTGAADSCESGDWSLIANNGSGNVDFGDPTNRTISMLIKNGSYLYVGFDNPGGIRIYRTNSANPNSASVWSKIGADGLGDPSNVQQIFSAISVFTFGSDFVYISTGKDGVPIRVYRQHN, encoded by the coding sequence TTGAATCCTTTTATTTTTCTTCTATTCGGGAAAGGGAGTTTAGAACGGATCGAAATATATTCTCCCTCAGGATCTTTTGCGAAAACTTCCACACTCTCTTTGAAAGCGACTGCGATCTATACCTTCGGCGAGAGAGAGGACATAACTGAAAAAGCTATATGGTCTTCTTCGGATCCTTCCATCCTTAGTTTCGGCGGGATTGTTCCGGGGCAGGTGCTCGGTGCCGAGATGGGTAGAGCGAGAGTTCGGATCGGATTTAGGAATTTTACGTCCGAAAGGGAATTAGAAGTAACTAGAGCTCCCGTTACTTCGATCACGATTACTTGTCAAAATCAGAATACCGATTTGGCGATCGGAGTAATACGTCAATGTGCTGTCACAGGAACATTTGCGGACGGCACAAGTCAGGATTTAACCGGAGATCCCGGACTTGCTGTAACGTCAGGGAATGGATCTATATTAAGGGTATTGCATAATCCGAATAATGATCCGGATACGATAGATATTACCGGAATCAGGGCAGGAAGTACCCAAGTCAGAGCCAATTATAGGGGAATTTCCACATCTATTAGTGTGACTGTGGTGGATACTAGTCTGGTTACCATACAGATCACTCCGGTGGCTCCTCCGATTGGACAAACTTCCGGCAATGGGCTTCCTAAAGGAAGGACTATGCAGTATATTGCAACGGGTTCTTTTGCCGATGGATCTTTCCAAGATATCACAACCGTAGTTACGTGGAGTTCGGATGATACTGGTATTGCGGAAATAGACGACGCAAGCGGTTCCAAGGGATTATTAACTGCAATTGGATTCGGAAACACGAATATTAGAGTTTCCGCTCCTCCTAGTTTGGCTGGCGGTACGGTGATTACCGGTTCGACAATCGTTTATATTTCCGCAGCGGTTTTGGATCGGATCGAAATTTACTCAAGTGGCCAAAATCCTTTACCCTCGGTCGCCAAGGGAAGGTCCGCACAGTTGACTGCCATCGGTGTGTATAGCGATGCAAGTACACAAAATATAACAAATTCTGCAACTTGGAGTTCAAGCCTTACGTCGGTTGCGACAGTGGATAATGCAGGGACGATAGGTCTTGCACATGCGGCGGCTGTAGGTTCCACTACTATCACGGTCCAATATTCCGGTGTGAGCGGGACAGCATCCTTTACGGTTACTTCTGCCGTTCTGGAATCCATCGAGGTTACTCCTGTGAATCCGAATGTAGCCAAGGGATTGACTCGTCAATTCACTGCAACAGGAACTTTTTCGGACGGAACGACTCAGGATTTGACTTCTACCGTTACTTGGACTTCTTCGTTTACAAGTGTTGCTACGATCAATAATACGAATTCCGGAAAAGGACTCGCTAATGCTTTGAGTTTGGGAACCACTACGATTACCGCAACGTCCGGATCTTTTAGCGGAAATACTGTTTTAACTGTAAGTGCGGCAGCTTTGGTCTCTATTCAGATCACTTACAATTCGGTAAATCCTGTAACGATACCGAAGGGGATCAATCCTCAATTGATCGCTACAGGAACTTATACGGACGGAAGCACTCAGAATATTACAAATTCTGCAAGTTGGTCCTCTTCGAACACATCCATAGCAGTTGTGGATAATTCCGGTTCGAAGGGATTTGTGACAAGCATTGCAGTAGGACAATCCACGATCGAAGCCGTCATGGGTTCCATTACGGGGACTGTGAATTTAACGGTAAATGCGGCACAACTGATTTCCATTTCCGTTTCCCCGGAAGAATGGATTTTAATCTCCGGAGAAAAATATTCTTATAGAGCGATCGGGACGTATACGGATGGGGTTAGAGAAATTACCGGGCTCGTTCTTTGGGAAATCATACTGGCAAACGGCACAAGCGGGGATGCGACCGTGAGTAATGATCCATCTACGAAAGGGGTCGTCACTGCGGTATTTAATACAACACAAGGATATCCTTTAACTGCTCGGGCCAGTCTGGATGGTATCGTCGGAAATACCACATTTACTATCATAAGCGATACCGAGAGGCCGATTCTTTTAAGAGCGCAGTATATAGATTCCACACACATACAAATAGAATATTCGAAAGTGATGTATGCAAATACTCAGGCGGGAGCGCCGTATCGTTATAAGTTGGTAAAATCCAGTGCGGTAACAACAATGGAAGATTCCAACCAGGTACGCTGTTCGAATAATACAAATTATACGGCTACTTATCCTTCTCCCGATTCGATCTCTATTTCTTCTCTCTCTCCGGCTACCACTAATTCCAGGGTATTTGTTATGACTTTAGGGACGGCCCTTACGGCAGGGACCGAATACACTGTGATCGCCGATAAAGCAAGCCTCAGCGCCACTTCAGGTGCATTAACTTGTCCGAACACCGCCGATTTTGTTGCGGCAGAGCAGATCAAATTGAAGTCTGCTTCTTGTGCAAATTTAAACCAAGTCGTATTAGGCTTTTCAAAAGGGTATCTAGGCGGAGTGGATGCAGTAGGTTCGGCCCTTTGTTCCAGTCCGATCGAATGTGCAAAACGTTATAAATTCAATACCGGTTCATTGGGAGAAATCCAAAGTGCAGTTGCGTTAGACGGAACTGCTTGCGGAGGAGCGGCGGCCGATCCTAACAAAGTTTGTTTGTCCCATACTAATATACAGTCGGGAAGCCAATTTTCTCTGATTGCTGCGAACGGGGCGAACGGGGACGGATTCGACAATTCTTCTTGGGGATCGATCAGGGATTCAGGAAACGGGGAAAATTTACAATCTAGTCCTTTCGATAGAGTAAGCTTTTTAGGATGCGGTTCCGCACCGATCAATTTTGACGACGGCCCTCTATTGCTTGATCCTTATGGATCCACTTTCGGGAATTTGGTGGATTATAAAGGTAGAATTTATAGCGGACCGAATAATGCGGGAAATGCTGCCCTTAGATTCAATTATGACGGTTCAAATCCGGAACTGATAGGCTTTAGTCTTCCCAGGGATTCGGTCGCTTCTCCAGGGGGAGTTGGGATCCAAGCAAACGATTCTTGGACTTCTACAAATACTGCGAATACTGGAAATGGGGTCATTAAAACTCTCGGGCATGCCGGATGTACTCCAAATTCCGCAGACAGGGCCTTAGGATGCGGCCCGGATAATGAAAGTGGACGGGGAATTTTCGCGGTTGGATCCCTTGGATCTGATTCTTTCCTGTTCGCTGCAGGGGCAAAAACACAACTGATCGCGGGACAATATTATTTCGGGGACTATGTATATTATACATTAGATTCTGATAATACTTTAAATTTCAAATATACGGATTGGGCAAATATTACTGGAGGAATTACTGCTGCGCCTTCCAGTATGCTGACGCTGAACAATAGACTTTTAGTAGGTTGGGCGAAACGAAACTGGGATGGAAGCACGGCGAACGACTCTCCCGATTTCGGTTTTATCAGCTTCAACTCAGCAGATACCGATACCGGATACTGCACCGCCGGAAATAACTGCGACGCAAACACTGCTGCTATCAAAGGAAAGCGGACCTATATCAATTATCTTCCTTATTTCGGAGGAACTGCCAACGGAGTGGCTCTCAATTCCTCTCCGAATTGGGGACATTATCTGGATGTGGATTCCGTATTTACTTTCAATAATTTGATCTATGCCGCGAATGGTGGAGGGCCTGCAATAGGACACAATGGATCCATTATACGTTCGACTAATTCGGATCCTACTACCCCTTGTTCAGCACCGGATGCTTGCGCAAACTGGATGGAAATAGGGCCTAGAACAAACCAATACTGGCATAACGTGGAGAGTCCAATGGACAATCCGAGTAATAACTGGTTTTCCTTGGAGTTATATAAGTTCTTCGATCTGATCCCGGGAGATAAGGCGTTCCCTGCTTTCGCCGAATTTAACGGAAAACTTTACGTGGCAAGGAACGTATGTTTGGCGAGTGCCGGAACGATTACCGATTTTAGGACAACACCATTCTCGGGAACAAACGGTTGCACTGGTGGAAGCGACGATTCTAATCGCAGAGCCCAGATCTGGGTATGTAGTCCGGCTCTCACCGGAGCGGCGGACAGTTGTGAATCAGGCGATTGGAGTTTAATCGCAAATAATGGAAGTGGGAACGTTGATTTCGGAGATCCTACAAATCGAACGATCTCTATGCTGATCAAAAACGGATCATATTTGTATGTAGGGTTCGATAATCCGGGGGGAATTAGGATTTATAGGACGAACTCGGCTAACCCTAATTCTGCGAGCGTTTGGTCTAAGATCGGAGCTGATGGTCTCGGAGATCCAAGTAACGTGCAGCAGATTTTTTCGGCAATTTCGGTCTTCACGTTCGGCTCTGACTTCGTTTATATCAGCACAGGAAAGGACGGAGTCCCGATCAGAGTTTATAGGCAGCATAATTGA
- a CDS encoding SpoIIE family protein phosphatase, protein MLLQNFVVTPAVDAKKTSLVWTIGLFYSLLAAVNISFFSVMIFENQSDLLLRNFKFQSKTLAEKLQQELSLVHLSKGEPQSYDSFERNLKFLGTNSYKVFGENGEIWISQPKQPSEENISPEILSEIKQLADSSGNFVGTPYKTDLDETNFSIRLLIPFRSVQKEPLYLLGIASLPSIRERVTHIFAQMAIAIFWGIVFHGLFGYYLYRRIFKKIGILKNTSHKMYTGDLSSRVAWNFKNQDELDDLGQTFNAMASQIDSNMERITKLNREISKELAIGKEVQQMFLPSKIALSRMERYNLSIYYRPLREVSGDLYKFYRLGSGKDSSQYFFLADASGHGVSAALVTVVLGIFTDAVSAKYESPEKTLSRLSDLIGTKLQSSFFATALLLRLYPSGTLEVCNAAHNEPMILRPSSDEIRTIPTSGPPMGTITGYSYELVRMKVAPGDKILMYTDGLVETMGADGTEFGLQRVQEYFLENKNKSCKEIVDGLSFEFEKFAARFRDDVSILAFEIPK, encoded by the coding sequence ATGCTTTTACAAAATTTCGTAGTTACACCCGCAGTGGATGCCAAAAAGACGTCGCTTGTTTGGACAATCGGACTCTTCTATTCCTTATTAGCTGCTGTAAACATCAGCTTTTTCTCGGTGATGATCTTCGAAAATCAATCCGATCTGCTTTTAAGAAACTTTAAATTTCAGTCCAAGACGTTAGCGGAAAAACTCCAACAGGAATTAAGTTTGGTACATTTATCCAAAGGAGAACCACAGTCTTACGACTCATTCGAAAGAAATCTAAAATTTTTAGGAACCAACTCCTACAAAGTGTTCGGCGAGAATGGAGAGATCTGGATATCTCAACCAAAACAGCCGTCGGAAGAGAATATTTCTCCTGAGATCCTTTCCGAGATAAAACAATTAGCAGATTCGTCAGGAAATTTTGTAGGAACTCCCTATAAGACGGATCTGGACGAGACGAATTTTTCAATTCGCCTTCTCATTCCCTTTAGATCCGTCCAAAAAGAACCCTTGTATCTGTTAGGCATCGCTTCCCTCCCTTCGATCCGAGAAAGGGTGACACATATATTTGCACAGATGGCGATCGCAATTTTTTGGGGAATCGTATTCCATGGACTGTTCGGATATTATTTGTACAGGAGAATATTCAAAAAGATAGGAATACTAAAAAATACCAGCCATAAGATGTATACAGGAGACTTAAGCTCCAGAGTTGCATGGAATTTCAAGAATCAGGATGAATTGGACGATTTAGGGCAGACATTCAACGCGATGGCTTCTCAGATCGATTCGAACATGGAGAGGATCACTAAACTAAATCGAGAAATTTCCAAGGAATTGGCGATCGGTAAAGAAGTTCAGCAGATGTTTCTGCCAAGCAAGATAGCACTTTCCAGAATGGAACGTTACAATCTATCCATATATTATAGACCCTTGAGAGAGGTTAGCGGAGATTTATACAAATTTTACAGATTGGGCTCAGGCAAGGACTCCTCCCAATATTTTTTTCTCGCAGACGCCTCGGGTCATGGCGTAAGCGCTGCGTTAGTCACAGTGGTACTTGGGATTTTTACCGATGCGGTTTCCGCAAAATACGAATCTCCCGAAAAAACTTTAAGCAGATTAAGCGATCTGATCGGAACAAAACTGCAATCCTCATTCTTTGCGACAGCCCTTCTTTTAAGATTATATCCTAGCGGAACCTTGGAAGTATGTAATGCCGCTCATAATGAACCGATGATCCTAAGACCTTCCTCCGACGAAATAAGGACCATACCTACTTCCGGGCCTCCCATGGGAACAATCACAGGATATTCATATGAGTTAGTGCGGATGAAAGTCGCTCCCGGAGACAAGATACTGATGTATACGGACGGTTTAGTCGAAACGATGGGAGCCGACGGGACAGAATTCGGACTTCAGAGGGTACAAGAATATTTTTTAGAAAACAAGAACAAGTCCTGCAAAGAGATCGTAGACGGACTCTCCTTCGAGTTCGAAAAATTCGCTGCCAGATTCAGGGACGATGTGAGCATACTCGCTTTTGAGATCCCGAAATGA